TGACAAGCAGGTGGTCTATTACAACGGCGATGGCATCGCCGCGCGTGATGTGAAGACAGGAAAAGTGAAATTCACCACCGATCCCACGAAGCGTCGCGCTTTGTATGAGTTCAACTTTGCGCCCCGCATCGTCATGCATAACGACGTGATCATCTACGCCGGTGGCGATGGCGCGATGAAGGGTGTGAACGCGGACACGGGCAAAGACATGTGGACCGCGCCGCATGAAAAGAGCGGCTATCGCAGTCTGGAAGATGTCGTCGTGGCGCAAGGGCTGGTGTGGAATTCGGGCAATCTTCAGGGCACGCAGAGCGGTGAGTATCGCGGCTTTGATCCGATCACCGGCGAGAAGAAGAAGAGCTTCTTCCCCGACGTGCCGGAGGGCACTTACTGGTTCCATCATCGCTGCTACATGGGCAAGGCGACGGAGAAGTACATCATCCCCAGCCGCACCGGCATAGAGTATGTGGATATGGAGAAGCAGCACTGGGATCTGAATCACTGGGTGCGTGGAGCCTGTCTCTATGGCGTGATGCCTGCAAATGGCCTCACTTATGCCGGGCCGCACAACTGCGCCTGCTATCCTGAAGCGAAACTTGATGGCATGGCCGTCATGGCCTCCGAGCCGCGTTACCCGATGCCTCCAAACACGCCCGACGATCAGCGCCTCGTCAAAGGCCCCGCGTATGCCGATGCCATCGAAGAAAAGGAAGCTGACATCCAAGACTGGCCGACCTATCGCAGCGACAACGCCCGCAGTGGTGCGGCGAAGAGCGATCTCAAAAAAGACCTCGGCATGGCCTGGGAAGTGAAGCTCACGCCTCCGCTAAGCACCACCACCACCGCCGCTGGCCTCACCTTTGTCAGCGAGGTCGATAAGCACACGCTGCACGCCTTTGACTCCGCCACAGGCAAGCCCGCGTGGCGTTTCATCGCCGGTGGCCGCATTGATTCACCGCCGACGTATTGGAAGGGCCGCGTGTTCTTTGGCGGCAAAGACGGGCATGTCTATTGTCTGCGTGCGAAGGACGGCGCGCTTGTTTGGAAGTTTCAGGCGGCTCCGGTCATGCTCAGCCATGGTGCCTGGGAAATGATGGAAAGCGTCTGGCCGGTGCATGGCAGTGTCTTGGTCGAAAACGGCCTGGTGAGCTGCATCGCTGGTCATTCCTGCTTCCTCGATGGCGGCCTGTGGTTTTATCGGCTTGATGCGAAAACGGGCGAGATGCGCGTGAAGCAAAATTACGACGACAAAGACCCCGACACCGGGGGCGATCTCAATGACCGCCACAAGACACTGCAAATGCCCGTCGCGCTCAACGACATCCTCAGCAGTGACGGCAAGTGGACCTACCTCCGCACGCAAAAAATCGTCGCCGATGGCAAACGCGTCGAAGTCGGCCCCGTGAGTGGTGATGCCGACAAACAAGGCGGCGCTCACAAAGGCGAAGGCGATCATCTTTTCGCCCCCATGGGCTTCCTCGACGACTCGAACTTCCACCGCAGCTACTGGGTCTATGGCAAGAGCTTCGCCGGAGGTCACAGCGGTTACTTCCAGGCTGGCAAGTATGCGCCAGCGGGCCGCATCCTCGTCCACGATGACAAGAACGTTTACTCGTATGGCCGCGAGGCGCAGTACTACAAGTGGACCACCACGATGGAGTACACGCTCTTCTCCACGCCGAAAACGCCACCGGAGCAAGCCTTCACCACCGAGGGAGCCACCACCGAGCGCAAAGGCAACAGTCTCACGCTCGGCCCCGACGGCCAGCCGCTCGCCGTTCAGCCGCCGAAGCTCGTCAAAGAAGGCAAGGCCGCGAAAAAGGGCGATGGCAAAAAGAAGGGCAAAGGCAAAGCCGCAGCGCCCGCAGCCGCCAACGCGCCGATTGCAGGCTCTGTGCTCCTTCCCAATGCCGATGCGTTGAATCCCGCGCAAACCGCGATCAGCGTCGAAGCCTGGGTCTTGCCCGACAAAGCGAATGGCACCGTCCTGCATCACGGCGGGCCGCTGCAAGGCCTTGCGCTCGACATTCGCGAAAAGAAGCCGCAGTTCCACATCCGCAGCGGCGGCAAACTCAGCACCATCGTCTCCGCCGAGGCTTTGACCGAAGGCTGGCATCATCTCGTCGGCACCCTGGCCGCTGACAAAAAAATGAGTCTTTATCTCGATGGCAAACTCGTCGCCGAAGGCACGAGCG
This genomic interval from Prosthecobacter sp. contains the following:
- a CDS encoding PQQ-binding-like beta-propeller repeat protein; the protein is MKRFLLSLLVSAPLFADEAADILAKSGVKGGIVVHVGCGDASTTQKLRVNEAYQVQGLTQDAAQIPTIRESIYKAGVSGAVAVSEWNGKHLPYIENYVNLLVVEDATVSKEEIDRVLTPLGVAMVKKNGAWEKITKAWPKDMDEWTHYAYDSKGNPTSKDMLVGPPSRMQWIGNPRWSRHHDRMSSVSAQVSAGGRTFYIIDEGSRISILMPAKWMLIARDAFNGTVLWKKPIPEWSTHLWPLKSGPTQLTRRLVAMGDKVYATMGITAPVTCFDGATGALIREYPQTKGTEEIIMRNGTIYALVNKEAWRLNQEFAVKAQSDQQRVTTEFNWDGKPKHLVAVDAESGKTLWEQEDRIAPVTLALDDKQVVYYNGDGIAARDVKTGKVKFTTDPTKRRALYEFNFAPRIVMHNDVIIYAGGDGAMKGVNADTGKDMWTAPHEKSGYRSLEDVVVAQGLVWNSGNLQGTQSGEYRGFDPITGEKKKSFFPDVPEGTYWFHHRCYMGKATEKYIIPSRTGIEYVDMEKQHWDLNHWVRGACLYGVMPANGLTYAGPHNCACYPEAKLDGMAVMASEPRYPMPPNTPDDQRLVKGPAYADAIEEKEADIQDWPTYRSDNARSGAAKSDLKKDLGMAWEVKLTPPLSTTTTAAGLTFVSEVDKHTLHAFDSATGKPAWRFIAGGRIDSPPTYWKGRVFFGGKDGHVYCLRAKDGALVWKFQAAPVMLSHGAWEMMESVWPVHGSVLVENGLVSCIAGHSCFLDGGLWFYRLDAKTGEMRVKQNYDDKDPDTGGDLNDRHKTLQMPVALNDILSSDGKWTYLRTQKIVADGKRVEVGPVSGDADKQGGAHKGEGDHLFAPMGFLDDSNFHRSYWVYGKSFAGGHSGYFQAGKYAPAGRILVHDDKNVYSYGREAQYYKWTTTMEYTLFSTPKTPPEQAFTTEGATTERKGNSLTLGPDGQPLAVQPPKLVKEGKAAKKGDGKKKGKGKAAAPAAANAPIAGSVLLPNADALNPAQTAISVEAWVLPDKANGTVLHHGGPLQGLALDIREKKPQFHIRSGGKLSTIVSAEALTEGWHHLVGTLAADKKMSLYLDGKLVAEGTSELLAGKPARPMYLGNGEGAAEGSAGGFSGLLDQFALYHKVLTPAEVQHRFEAPDSKPADAIVFINFDNGDSRDNSGNNLHGIGAGVETGKGKVGAALWFKPGAAGGKGGAAGAGSFVKHTWDRFVPIVARSMALAGKTVLVSGAPDTIDEEYAFERLAAKDPAILKELEEQNEALEGRRGAKMWAVNTETGEQSTGLELTSPPVWDGITVAQGRVYVSTMDGKVQCFGK